A segment of the Geitlerinema sp. PCC 9228 genome:
CGTCTCCCAAGAGCTGCGCGCCGCCGAAGACCCCGAATTTGAAACCTTCTATACCAAAAACATTCTGTTAAACGAAGGCATCCGTGCCTGGATGGCCCCTCAAGACCAACCACACAAACAGTTTGAATTCCCCGAAGAAGTTCTACCTCGCGGTAACGCTCTGTAAACCCTAAATCTAGATAGTTTGCAGGAATTCCTCCAGAGGTTCCTTCGATAGATAAGCGAATCCCCTACCTAGTGGGTAGGGGATTATTTTCATGGCGGCTAGCAACCAACACAAACAAAAAAAATCTGGCGCTTTGTTCTCCAGAAAAATAACAAACGAACAAATTTCAAAAAAACTGGGGCGGAAGGATTCGAACCTCCGAATGGCGGGACCAAAACCCGCTGCCTTACCGCTTGGCTACGCCCCATTGCTCGATAGAATGGTTTCCCATGCTACATCCTTACGGACGTAGGTGGTGACTGGGGCGGAAGGATTCGAACCTCCGAATGGCGGGACCAAAACCCGCTGCCTTACCGCTTGGCTACGCCCCATTGCTGTTTTCACCACAATAAATTATTGTAACAGACGGCCAAACGTTGTCAAGGAAGGCAGCAAATTTTTTTCGTAGGTGGGCTATGTGGAGAATTGCTGGATGGGAATCTCGATGGTAAATTCCGTTCCTTCTCCACGCTGGGAGGTACATTGAATGTCGCCTTTGTGCTTGTCTACCACGATTTGATAGCTGATAGACAGGCCCAACCCCGTGCCTTTGCCCACCGGTTTGGTGGTAAAGAATGGGTCGAATAAATGTTTTTGCACCTCTTCGCTGATGCCCGGACCGTTATCGCGAATGCGAATCCGAGCGCGATCGCCATTTTTTTCAGTACCAATAACAATTTTACGGGGAGCGGGCTGTTTTTCCAAGGCATCGAGGGCATTGCTCAGAATATTCATAAACACTTGATTCAACTGCCCGGGATAGCAATCCACCTTGGGCAAATCCCCATATTCTTTCACCACTTCAATCCCAGGCTGGCCTTTCTTCGCCTTTAACCGGCTGGTGAGAATCATCAAAGTATTGTCGATGCCTTCGTGAATGTTGGCTGGTTTCATCTCCGCCTCATCCAAACGGGAGAAATTGCGCAGCGATAGCACAATTTGCCGAATGCGCTCGGTACCTACCTTCATGGATTCCACAATTTTGGGCAAGTCGGTTTCTAAAAATTCCAGATCCACTTCTTCCGCCAGCTCCTGAATTTGTTCCGGGGGGTCTGGATAGTGCTGCCGGTAGGCATCCAGCATTTCCAACAAGTCGTGGATGTAGGTTTCGACGTGGGATAAATTGCCGGTGATAAAATTAACAGGATTGTTGATTTCGTGGGCAATGCCTGCCACCATTTGCCCCAAACCGGACATTTTCTCGTTTTGGATTAACTGGGCCTCTTTTTGTTTCAGGTTGCGCAGGGCTTCGCTTAATTGCTGTGCCTGGGTTTGGGCTGCCAGGGCAGCGGCGCGGGTTTGGGCGTATGCTTCCGCTTGGTCGATGCCAATGGCCAGTTGGTCAACCACCCCTTGCAGCAGTTCGATTTCCCGTTGCCCCCAAGGGCGCATTTCTTGATTGTTGCAGCAGGCAACAGCCCCAAACTGACCGGAACGGGTGGATAGGGGCAAGATTAACTGCGAGGTAATGCCCATATCCTGCAAAAGCTGGCGGGTACTTTCGTCGAGCTGGCTATCTTCGGCAATATTGTCAATGCAGATGATTTCCTGGTTTTGGATTTTTTCGCCCATCCAGCTCATTTGCGATAGGGTGCCATCATCTACAGAGGCTATGTCTGCAGATTTTTTCGATTCGTGGCTGACAGTGAGGAGGACTTGGTTGCTTTGGTTGTGCCCTGGCTGGGGCAAACACCACAAGAAACAGCAGGCATCCAATTGCAATAGCTGTCGGATTTCGGTAACGGCGGTGTCTAAAATGGTGTTTAAATCCAGGGATTGGCGAATTTGATTGGCCAGGCGAAACAGCAGAGCCTCCCGACGGATGGAAAGGGCTTCCCGCGCCCAGTTGCGGTCTACGGAAACGGCAATCCCCGTTGCCACCCAACTGAGGAGCAAGTGAACGGTATCGGGAATGGGTTGCCGCCCAAACAGGGCCAATACGCCCACCAAACGTCCGTCTACCAGTAAGGGATAGCCGCCAAAGCTGGTAATGTTTTCCTCGGCTAGCCAAGCGGTGGCTATAGAGTGCGCACCGCTGTTGAATTCCGGATGGCGGAGACGGTCTTGGATGTGGTTGTCTAAGTAAGGATAGTGATGGCGCGCGATCGCGGCTATGGCAGAATTGGGAAAAGCAAGTCCTTCGCTGGCACGAATATCGATGGGACAGCCAAATAGGGACTCGGGAAGTGCATGTGGCGTGGCTGCTTGCAGTTGCAATTTTTCGCTAGGCGTGTCCGGCTCCTGTTGCTCGCTGAGGTGGGGTTTGGGAATCGTCCAAACATAAGCCCCCACCAGGTCCAAATGGTCTAAATGCTGTACGATCGCTTCTAAGCTATCAGCGAGGAGCTGTGATAACTTGCCTCCTTGGCACAGGGCAATACCAACGCTGCCCACGAGGGTAAATAGGTTGGTTCGTTCCGATTCCATCACTTCCGCCTGTTTGGCGGCGGTGATGTCTTGGATGTATACCCAAATTTCACTTTTA
Coding sequences within it:
- a CDS encoding ATP-binding protein; translation: MRLPSFHATTNAKSRTTAEISWDSPYPKASDMSEEAIEILENISDAFLVLDHQGQVRYCNQQAQNLLGTERENLLGRCLWQADPLLANTPFNTGFQRVLETGSTQTFEQFYPWHAQWWCGRLCPHKSEIWVYIQDITAAKQAEVMESERTNLFTLVGSVGIALCQGGKLSQLLADSLEAIVQHLDHLDLVGAYVWTIPKPHLSEQQEPDTPSEKLQLQAATPHALPESLFGCPIDIRASEGLAFPNSAIAAIARHHYPYLDNHIQDRLRHPEFNSGAHSIATAWLAEENITSFGGYPLLVDGRLVGVLALFGRQPIPDTVHLLLSWVATGIAVSVDRNWAREALSIRREALLFRLANQIRQSLDLNTILDTAVTEIRQLLQLDACCFLWCLPQPGHNQSNQVLLTVSHESKKSADIASVDDGTLSQMSWMGEKIQNQEIICIDNIAEDSQLDESTRQLLQDMGITSQLILPLSTRSGQFGAVACCNNQEMRPWGQREIELLQGVVDQLAIGIDQAEAYAQTRAAALAAQTQAQQLSEALRNLKQKEAQLIQNEKMSGLGQMVAGIAHEINNPVNFITGNLSHVETYIHDLLEMLDAYRQHYPDPPEQIQELAEEVDLEFLETDLPKIVESMKVGTERIRQIVLSLRNFSRLDEAEMKPANIHEGIDNTLMILTSRLKAKKGQPGIEVVKEYGDLPKVDCYPGQLNQVFMNILSNALDALEKQPAPRKIVIGTEKNGDRARIRIRDNGPGISEEVQKHLFDPFFTTKPVGKGTGLGLSISYQIVVDKHKGDIQCTSQRGEGTEFTIEIPIQQFST